The Pseudofrankia inefficax genome window below encodes:
- a CDS encoding acyl-CoA dehydrogenase family protein, which produces MAWDFSTDPEYAELLAWADTFVREECEPLDLVVRESHDLTDPVRQALIPPLQAVVKEKGLWATHLGPELGGAGFGQVKLALLNEILGRSVCAPIVFGSQAPDSGNSEILARFGTPKLKERYLEPLLDNRIVSAFSMTEPQGGADPKIFTTSAAPAGDDWVINGEKWFTSYARMASFLIVMAVTDPDAPPYQRQTMFIVPAETPGVNVLRSVGMGYEPVGEGIEGYVSYENVRVPAENMLGPRGGAFLVAQSRLGGGRIHHAMRTVGLVGRIFDMLCERAVSRYTQGEVLANKQLVQEMVADSWMEIEAFRLLTLRTAWKIDQLHDYKAVRADISAVKAMMQKVLHDVSARALQLHGSLGTTHEMPFVHYLVESFVLGLADGPTEVHKVTLARQILKDYQPAEGLFPSSHLVKLRAAAEAKYADRLAGIPRPTVR; this is translated from the coding sequence GTGGCGTGGGACTTCTCGACCGACCCCGAGTACGCGGAGTTACTGGCCTGGGCCGACACGTTCGTGCGGGAGGAGTGCGAGCCGCTGGACCTGGTCGTCCGCGAGTCGCACGACCTGACCGACCCGGTCCGCCAGGCACTGATCCCCCCGCTGCAGGCGGTGGTTAAGGAGAAGGGGCTGTGGGCCACGCATCTGGGCCCCGAGCTCGGTGGCGCCGGCTTCGGGCAGGTCAAGCTGGCCCTGCTGAACGAGATTCTCGGCCGTTCGGTGTGCGCGCCGATCGTGTTCGGCTCCCAGGCCCCCGATTCCGGGAACAGTGAGATCCTGGCCCGGTTCGGGACGCCGAAGCTGAAGGAGCGCTACCTCGAGCCGCTGCTGGACAACCGGATCGTCTCGGCGTTCTCGATGACCGAGCCGCAGGGCGGCGCCGACCCGAAGATCTTCACGACGTCCGCGGCGCCCGCTGGCGACGACTGGGTCATCAACGGCGAGAAGTGGTTCACCTCGTACGCCCGAATGGCCTCGTTCCTGATCGTGATGGCGGTGACCGACCCGGACGCGCCGCCCTACCAGCGGCAGACGATGTTCATCGTCCCGGCCGAGACGCCAGGGGTGAACGTCCTGCGCAGCGTCGGCATGGGCTACGAGCCGGTCGGCGAGGGCATCGAGGGCTACGTCTCCTACGAGAACGTGCGGGTGCCGGCCGAGAACATGCTCGGCCCGCGCGGCGGCGCGTTCCTGGTCGCCCAGAGCCGGCTCGGCGGCGGCCGCATCCACCACGCCATGCGTACCGTCGGCCTGGTCGGCCGGATCTTCGACATGCTCTGCGAACGGGCGGTGTCGCGCTACACCCAGGGAGAGGTGCTCGCCAACAAGCAGCTCGTCCAGGAGATGGTGGCCGACTCCTGGATGGAGATCGAGGCGTTCCGCCTGCTCACCCTGCGGACCGCGTGGAAGATCGACCAGCTCCACGACTACAAGGCCGTACGAGCCGACATCTCCGCCGTCAAGGCCATGATGCAGAAGGTGCTGCACGACGTCAGCGCACGCGCCCTGCAGCTGCACGGCTCACTCGGCACGACCCACGAGATGCCGTTCGTCCACTACCTCGTCGAGTCGTTCGTCCTCGGCCTGGCCGACGGGCCGACCGAAGTCCACAAGGTCACCCTGGCCCGCCAGATCCTCAAGGACTACCAGCCGGCCGAGGGCCTGTTCCCGTCAAGCCATCTCGTGAAGCTGCGCGCCGCGGCCGAGGCGAAGTACGCCGACCGGCTCGCCGGCATCCCACGCCCGACGGTCCGCTGA
- a CDS encoding DUF5597 domain-containing protein: MVDGEPFIALAGELHNSSASSPAYMSDVWDRLQRWHLTTVIGTACWDLTEPEEGVYDFTVIDDQIHQARQRGMRLIITWFGAFKNGESTYAPSWVRRDEARFPRAQKDPASTLTGRFPRKNPVLSLFGAELRKADARAFAALMRHISGVDPRHTVVMVQVENEVGLLGDSRDRSALARAAWEEPVPAALLDHFQARADALHPHLRDLWDRQGRRTAGPWAEVFGTDGAADELFMAWSFGQYVEHVAAAGARCHPLPLFTNAWLGPHEGAPLPGLYPSGGPVSRLIDVWQAAAPTLGLLAPDIYIPEFEDTLAAYRHAGNPILIPETRVDAGNLFVALGEYSAIGYAPFGVEDGPEGHEIFEAYRVLAGMTQVIAAAQTEGRIRGTRLAPGARVELALGDITVTVAGPFSTLGLFGPGTGADTTDSDRGYALLIRLGPEELLVVGKGVNLDFQAGGLPVEIDSAREGQFIQGTWVPGRSLNGDERFFLFPNDELRVVRIGLLRRTGPSE; the protein is encoded by the coding sequence ATGGTCGACGGCGAGCCTTTCATCGCGCTGGCCGGGGAGTTGCACAACTCCAGCGCCTCGAGCCCTGCCTACATGAGCGACGTGTGGGACCGGCTCCAGCGGTGGCACCTCACGACGGTCATCGGGACCGCCTGCTGGGACCTGACCGAGCCCGAGGAGGGCGTCTACGACTTCACTGTGATCGACGACCAGATCCACCAGGCCCGCCAACGTGGAATGCGATTGATCATCACGTGGTTCGGGGCGTTCAAGAACGGGGAGTCGACCTACGCGCCGTCGTGGGTACGGCGCGACGAGGCGCGTTTCCCGCGCGCGCAGAAGGATCCGGCGTCCACCCTGACGGGGCGTTTTCCCCGGAAGAACCCCGTGCTGAGCCTCTTTGGCGCCGAGCTTCGCAAGGCGGACGCCAGAGCCTTCGCGGCGCTGATGCGGCACATATCCGGGGTCGACCCGCGGCACACCGTCGTGATGGTGCAGGTGGAGAACGAGGTCGGGCTTCTGGGTGACAGCCGGGACCGATCCGCGCTCGCGCGGGCGGCTTGGGAGGAACCCGTCCCCGCCGCTCTCCTGGACCATTTCCAGGCCCGCGCAGATGCCCTTCACCCGCACCTGCGCGATCTGTGGGATCGACAGGGCCGGCGCACGGCCGGACCCTGGGCGGAGGTCTTCGGTACGGACGGGGCCGCCGACGAGCTGTTCATGGCGTGGTCGTTCGGCCAGTACGTTGAGCACGTGGCCGCGGCGGGAGCGCGTTGTCACCCGCTCCCGTTGTTCACGAACGCGTGGCTGGGACCGCACGAGGGTGCGCCGCTGCCCGGGCTGTACCCGAGTGGTGGGCCGGTCTCGCGCCTGATCGACGTGTGGCAGGCGGCGGCACCCACCCTTGGACTTCTCGCTCCGGACATCTACATTCCGGAGTTCGAGGACACGCTGGCCGCATATCGGCACGCCGGCAACCCGATCCTGATCCCCGAGACGAGGGTGGACGCGGGTAATCTCTTCGTCGCGCTCGGCGAGTACAGCGCGATCGGCTACGCGCCGTTCGGCGTGGAGGACGGCCCTGAAGGGCACGAGATCTTCGAAGCCTACCGTGTACTCGCTGGCATGACTCAGGTCATAGCGGCGGCACAGACTGAGGGCCGGATCCGGGGAACACGTCTCGCGCCCGGCGCGAGGGTCGAACTGGCGCTCGGGGACATCACCGTCACCGTCGCCGGGCCCTTCTCGACCCTTGGCCTGTTCGGGCCTGGAACCGGCGCGGACACGACCGACTCCGACCGCGGCTATGCGCTGCTGATCAGGCTCGGCCCGGAGGAACTCCTGGTCGTAGGAAAGGGTGTCAACCTCGACTTTCAGGCAGGCGGTCTGCCCGTCGAGATCGACTCGGCGCGCGAAGGCCAGTTCATCCAGGGCACGTGGGTGCCAGGCAGGTCACTCAACGGCGATGAGCGCTTCTTCCTCTTCCCGAACGACGAACTCCGTGTGGTTCGCATCGGTCTGCTGCGGCGCACCGGCCCGTCCGAGTAG
- a CDS encoding alpha-L-rhamnosidase has translation MSHPWRAAFITPSVRTGGEGSVRAPYLRREFTVGAGLRRATLSVSALGLIEAYLNGTRVGDEVLTPGWTSYQHRLVVSSHDVTDLMTAGGNALGAVLGEGWAVGRLTWEADCRAVWADRPAAFLQLDLDYGDRIETLGTDGSWRASTGAGLTDGIYDGESYDARLEPTGWAEPGFDDAAWSAVEVVQRDLDTLVAPMAPPIRRIEELPAREIITTPSGRTVVDFGQNLAGWVRLTVSGTAGTTITLRYAETLVAGEADFRTNRTALATDRYTLRGDGPETWEPRFTFHGFRYVQVEDWPGPLDRDALTAVVVHSDLRRTGWFETSDELVNQWHRNVVWSMRDNFVGLPTDSPQRDERLGWTGDINVFGQTAAFLYDVTGVLGSWLADLAAEQREKGGVPFFVPDPRGRADPTTALWGDVAVSLPWTLYEEYGDRDVLARQYPSMTAFVDGVERLLDDSGLWNSGFQFGDWLAPDAPTTNPSGGGTDARLIATAAFCRTTRQLERTAEVLGHDADAARYRALHERVRAAFHHEWVSPAGRLANETVTAYALAICFDIFDPAQLPRAGRRLADLVAAAGYRISTGFAGTPFVAHALSRTGSLRTAYRLMLQTERPSFLYPVTMGATTVWERWDAILPDGTLTETAASSLNHYALGAAADWLHRVVGGLSPAEPGYRRVRVAPAPGGGLTHATLTHDTRWGRMRVGWRRGAEGRMTVEVSLPPGTSAQVILPEHPENLTDDVGAGSHRWEYDIPVPTRGAYTLDTPVSTLADDPAVWSAVDAVLRKRVPGYTGSEPGDGEPSLPTLRALLNFYSPPGLEQDLVDALSGTHT, from the coding sequence GTGTCGCACCCTTGGAGAGCTGCCTTCATCACCCCGTCCGTCCGGACCGGTGGGGAGGGGTCGGTCCGCGCGCCGTACCTGCGGCGGGAGTTCACGGTCGGTGCGGGGCTGCGCCGCGCGACCCTGAGCGTCAGCGCACTAGGGCTGATCGAGGCCTATCTGAACGGCACCCGGGTGGGCGACGAGGTCCTGACTCCGGGGTGGACGTCCTACCAGCATCGCCTGGTCGTGAGCAGCCACGACGTTACCGATCTGATGACGGCGGGCGGTAACGCCCTCGGAGCTGTCCTTGGTGAAGGCTGGGCGGTCGGCAGGCTGACCTGGGAGGCCGACTGCCGCGCCGTGTGGGCGGACCGTCCAGCCGCCTTCCTGCAGCTCGACCTCGACTACGGCGACCGGATCGAGACGCTCGGCACCGACGGCAGCTGGCGAGCGTCCACCGGCGCCGGCCTGACCGATGGCATCTACGACGGCGAGTCCTACGACGCGCGGCTGGAACCGACGGGCTGGGCCGAGCCGGGTTTCGACGACGCGGCCTGGTCGGCGGTCGAGGTCGTCCAGCGCGACCTCGACACGCTCGTCGCGCCGATGGCGCCGCCGATCCGGCGCATCGAGGAGCTGCCCGCCCGGGAGATCATCACCACACCGTCGGGCCGGACCGTTGTCGACTTCGGACAGAACCTGGCGGGCTGGGTCCGGCTCACGGTCAGCGGCACGGCCGGGACCACGATCACCCTGCGCTACGCCGAGACGCTGGTGGCCGGCGAGGCGGACTTCCGGACCAACCGCACCGCGCTGGCCACCGACCGCTACACCCTGCGCGGTGATGGCCCGGAGACCTGGGAACCGCGGTTCACCTTCCACGGATTCCGCTACGTCCAGGTGGAGGACTGGCCGGGGCCGCTCGACCGGGACGCGCTCACCGCGGTCGTCGTGCACAGCGACCTGCGCCGGACCGGCTGGTTCGAGACCTCGGACGAACTGGTCAACCAGTGGCACCGCAATGTCGTGTGGTCCATGCGCGACAACTTCGTCGGGCTTCCCACCGACAGTCCCCAACGCGACGAACGGCTCGGCTGGACCGGGGACATCAACGTCTTCGGTCAGACGGCCGCTTTCCTGTACGACGTGACCGGTGTGCTGGGCTCGTGGCTGGCCGACCTCGCCGCCGAGCAGCGTGAGAAGGGCGGCGTGCCGTTCTTCGTGCCGGACCCGAGGGGACGCGCCGACCCGACCACCGCGCTGTGGGGAGACGTCGCGGTCAGCCTGCCCTGGACGTTGTACGAGGAGTACGGGGACCGCGACGTGCTCGCGCGTCAGTACCCGTCGATGACGGCCTTCGTCGACGGCGTGGAACGCCTGCTGGACGACAGCGGACTGTGGAACAGCGGCTTCCAGTTCGGCGACTGGCTCGCTCCGGACGCGCCGACCACGAACCCGTCCGGTGGCGGCACAGACGCGCGCCTGATCGCTACGGCCGCCTTTTGCAGGACGACCAGGCAGCTGGAGCGGACCGCCGAGGTGCTGGGGCATGACGCGGACGCCGCGCGGTACCGCGCCCTCCACGAGCGGGTCCGCGCGGCATTTCATCACGAATGGGTCAGCCCGGCGGGACGGCTGGCCAACGAGACCGTCACCGCCTATGCGCTGGCGATCTGCTTCGACATTTTCGACCCGGCGCAGCTGCCCCGCGCGGGCAGACGGCTCGCGGACCTGGTCGCCGCGGCCGGGTACCGGATCAGTACCGGCTTCGCCGGCACACCCTTCGTCGCGCACGCCCTCAGCCGCACCGGCAGCCTCAGGACCGCCTACCGGCTGATGCTCCAGACGGAGCGCCCCTCGTTCCTCTATCCGGTGACGATGGGCGCGACGACGGTGTGGGAACGATGGGACGCGATTCTCCCGGACGGGACGCTCACCGAAACCGCCGCTTCTTCCCTCAACCACTACGCCCTCGGAGCGGCCGCCGACTGGCTGCATCGTGTGGTGGGAGGGCTGAGTCCCGCCGAGCCGGGCTATCGCCGCGTGCGCGTCGCACCTGCGCCGGGCGGCGGCCTGACCCACGCGACGCTGACCCACGACACAAGGTGGGGACGGATGCGGGTCGGCTGGCGGCGCGGTGCCGAGGGCCGGATGACCGTCGAGGTCAGCCTCCCGCCCGGTACCTCGGCCCAGGTCATCCTGCCGGAGCACCCCGAGAACCTGACCGATGACGTGGGCGCCGGCAGCCACCGCTGGGAGTACGACATCCCGGTGCCGACCCGGGGTGCCTACACGCTGGATACTCCCGTTTCGACGCTGGCGGACGATCCCGCCGTGTGGTCCGCGGTGGATGCGGTGCTCCGCAAGCGCGTGCCGGGATACACCGGCAGCGAACCCGGTGACGGCGAGCCGTCCCTGCCCACGCTGCGTGCCCTCCTGAATTTCTACAGCCCGCCGGGGCTTGAGCAGGACCTTGTCGACGCGCTGAGCGGGACACACACCTGA
- a CDS encoding glycoside hydrolase family 43 protein, with product MSAHPVIPGFYSDPSICRVGDEYYLVTSSFEYFPGVPVFRSVDLVHWTQVGNALPRAEAFNLSPGLAGASRGIFAATIRHRDGLFWVVTTCREDVLRGQVLVCAPAPEGPWSEPLFIDGAVGIDPDLAWDEDGQCYLTWTQSAICQAKVSLQTGRLLSVPVAIWSGTGLAHTEGPHLYRVDGWWYLLVAEGGTHTGHAVSVSRSRSISGPFEPSPGNPLLSHRSLDHPVQATGHADLVELSGGGWAMVHLGIRQRGGSPGFHVNGRETFLAGVDWVDGWPTVDEDRYKVGPVDTSFVDAFDADRLDDRWVSPGRTPHGFVTQVPGEGAHLTEWRAADATASLALICVRARDAGWTATAALADGRLALVVRMDDDHWFAVERIGDAVRVRMKNGPVHQVLASTTDAAAGAELVLKARPYQPRLGIRPGGPDSLSAGFDDGTYHELFEIDGRYLSTEVATGYTGRMIGVEALDGPATVRSFSYTRTDD from the coding sequence GTGTCCGCGCACCCCGTCATCCCCGGCTTCTACTCGGACCCCTCGATCTGCCGCGTGGGCGACGAGTACTACCTCGTCACGTCAAGCTTTGAGTACTTCCCCGGGGTTCCCGTCTTCCGGAGTGTCGACCTCGTGCACTGGACGCAGGTCGGCAACGCGCTGCCCCGCGCGGAGGCGTTCAACCTGTCGCCGGGGCTGGCGGGCGCCAGCCGAGGAATCTTCGCCGCGACCATCCGGCACCGCGACGGCCTGTTCTGGGTGGTGACCACGTGCCGTGAGGACGTTCTGCGCGGGCAGGTCCTCGTCTGCGCGCCGGCACCAGAAGGACCCTGGAGCGAACCGCTGTTCATCGACGGCGCGGTGGGCATCGATCCCGACCTGGCCTGGGACGAGGACGGCCAGTGCTACCTCACCTGGACCCAGTCGGCCATCTGCCAGGCCAAGGTCTCGCTGCAGACCGGTCGCCTGCTGTCGGTACCCGTCGCCATCTGGTCCGGGACCGGACTCGCCCACACCGAAGGACCGCACCTCTACCGCGTCGACGGATGGTGGTACCTGCTCGTCGCCGAGGGCGGGACGCATACGGGTCACGCCGTTTCCGTGTCCCGGTCCCGCTCGATCAGCGGGCCGTTCGAGCCCTCGCCCGGCAACCCCCTGCTGAGCCACCGCAGCCTCGATCATCCCGTTCAGGCCACGGGCCACGCCGATCTCGTCGAGCTGAGCGGCGGCGGGTGGGCCATGGTCCACCTCGGTATCCGCCAGCGAGGCGGGTCGCCGGGCTTCCACGTGAATGGGCGCGAGACGTTCCTTGCCGGCGTCGACTGGGTGGACGGATGGCCGACTGTCGACGAGGACCGCTACAAGGTCGGCCCGGTCGACACGTCGTTCGTCGACGCCTTCGACGCTGACCGGCTCGACGATCGGTGGGTCAGCCCAGGACGGACCCCGCACGGCTTCGTGACACAGGTCCCCGGGGAGGGGGCCCACCTCACCGAGTGGAGGGCCGCCGATGCCACGGCCAGCCTGGCGCTGATCTGCGTGCGTGCACGCGACGCCGGCTGGACGGCCACCGCCGCGCTCGCGGACGGCCGCCTCGCGCTCGTCGTCCGGATGGATGACGACCACTGGTTCGCGGTCGAGCGCATCGGCGACGCGGTGCGCGTGCGCATGAAGAACGGGCCCGTCCACCAGGTCCTGGCGTCAACGACCGATGCCGCGGCCGGAGCCGAGCTCGTGCTGAAGGCGCGCCCCTATCAGCCCCGGCTGGGCATCCGCCCCGGCGGCCCGGACAGCCTCAGCGCGGGCTTCGACGATGGCACGTACCACGAGCTCTTCGAGATCGACGGCCGATACCTCTCGACAGAGGTCGCCACGGGCTACACCGGGCGGATGATCGGCGTCGAAGCCCTTGATGGCCCAGCGACCGTCCGGAGCTTCTCCTACACCCGGACCGACGACTGA
- a CDS encoding ABC transporter substrate-binding protein yields MSLSLAAPMVILLAACSVQSKGDAAIPSAPATALAFAPPAAAVSPGVTDTEIKVGIAYPDFATVQKYIKVDHGDYKAAFTALIDKINAAGGIHGRKIVPVFGGIDVSSPAAADETCVKLTRDTTVFAVMGDINADEPLCYVQAQKTALVGAPLTAANYSKAKAPWFSYDQGGDKAAAVLKILADTGAFTGKKVAVVANSLDQNAVRTVVLPALKNLGVTPAEIGYLTVDTNDQSVYTKGASVFIQKIQAEGVDTVVVFGATTSQFPTQVAQTSYRPRLLFTDNNTAELYATSKDNAKYLPVLAGSATGGLVSEFTDPGITACAKTVEDAVPAARGLVVDPTTQPNGAAKWGIATGIACDDLTIFKAIAEKAGRTLTYESFQQAGFALGSLSIPSLPNAATYSRSTPSGAIAPSLYTFDPARGQFAPVS; encoded by the coding sequence GTGAGCTTATCGCTCGCGGCCCCGATGGTGATCCTCCTCGCCGCGTGCAGCGTGCAGTCGAAGGGGGACGCGGCCATCCCGTCGGCCCCCGCCACGGCGCTTGCGTTCGCGCCGCCCGCGGCGGCGGTCTCGCCGGGCGTGACGGACACCGAGATCAAGGTGGGAATCGCCTACCCGGACTTCGCTACGGTCCAGAAGTACATCAAGGTTGACCATGGCGACTACAAGGCGGCGTTCACCGCGCTGATTGACAAGATCAACGCCGCTGGGGGAATCCATGGGCGGAAGATCGTCCCCGTCTTCGGCGGTATCGATGTCTCGTCCCCGGCCGCGGCGGACGAGACCTGTGTCAAGCTGACAAGGGACACGACCGTGTTCGCGGTCATGGGTGACATCAACGCGGACGAGCCGCTGTGCTACGTGCAGGCCCAGAAGACGGCGCTGGTCGGCGCCCCGCTGACCGCCGCGAACTACTCCAAGGCGAAGGCGCCGTGGTTCTCGTACGACCAGGGCGGAGACAAGGCCGCGGCTGTTCTGAAGATCCTCGCGGATACCGGTGCGTTCACCGGTAAGAAGGTCGCCGTCGTCGCCAACTCGCTCGACCAGAACGCCGTTCGGACGGTCGTCCTTCCGGCGCTGAAGAACCTCGGCGTCACGCCGGCCGAGATCGGCTACCTCACGGTCGACACCAACGACCAGTCGGTGTACACGAAGGGCGCCAGCGTCTTCATTCAGAAGATCCAGGCGGAGGGCGTGGACACCGTGGTCGTCTTCGGGGCCACCACTTCCCAATTCCCCACGCAGGTGGCGCAGACGAGCTACCGGCCCCGCCTGCTGTTCACCGACAACAACACGGCCGAGCTTTACGCCACGAGCAAGGACAACGCGAAGTACCTTCCCGTGTTGGCCGGGTCCGCCACGGGCGGTCTGGTCTCGGAGTTCACCGACCCCGGCATCACCGCCTGTGCCAAGACCGTCGAGGACGCGGTACCCGCCGCGAGGGGCCTGGTCGTCGACCCGACCACCCAACCGAACGGCGCGGCGAAGTGGGGAATCGCGACCGGGATCGCGTGCGACGATCTGACGATCTTCAAGGCGATCGCCGAGAAGGCGGGGCGGACGCTCACCTACGAGTCCTTCCAGCAGGCCGGGTTCGCGCTTGGCTCGCTCTCCATACCGTCCCTCCCGAACGCCGCCACCTACTCGCGGTCGACGCCGAGTGGGGCGATCGCGCCGAGCCTGTACACCTTCGACCCGGCCCGGGGCCAGTTCGCCCCCGTGAGTTGA
- a CDS encoding Gfo/Idh/MocA family protein — protein sequence MKVVVIGTGFGTRVMAGAYEEAGFSVEAVSPRDAGALSRVGAVDLVSVHAPPFLHRDYVMAALDSGAAVLCDKPFGRNAAEARAMRDQARAASALNFLNFEFRHVPARVKARALLRDGAIGVPRHISWLFVGNGLRAAKHRWLFDQAQAGGWIGAWGPHCVDTLRWLLDTEVVSASCLTRTDTTTRLDAQGAAHPSTAEDAFCALFTMGNGCTVSVDTACSTSVAFPQTVRILGSAGAIEIRDDDTVTVRRSDGQSEQFSFPAPPGDPLLPGVRGLIAEITRVLRDQRQTSPSFDDGLAVAEVLDQLHGETDGRGPRPANEATERARTHGPGKRTG from the coding sequence ATGAAGGTGGTCGTGATCGGTACCGGCTTTGGGACGCGAGTCATGGCCGGCGCCTACGAGGAGGCCGGTTTCAGCGTCGAGGCGGTCTCCCCGCGCGACGCCGGCGCGCTCTCGCGGGTCGGGGCCGTCGATCTGGTGTCCGTTCACGCGCCGCCGTTCCTGCACCGCGACTACGTCATGGCGGCACTGGACTCGGGAGCCGCCGTGCTGTGCGACAAGCCCTTCGGCCGGAACGCGGCCGAGGCCCGTGCCATGCGCGATCAGGCTCGGGCGGCGTCGGCCCTGAACTTCCTCAACTTCGAGTTCCGCCACGTCCCCGCGCGGGTCAAGGCGCGAGCGCTGCTCAGGGACGGAGCGATCGGCGTCCCGCGGCACATCAGCTGGCTGTTCGTCGGCAACGGGCTGCGGGCGGCAAAACATCGCTGGCTGTTCGACCAGGCTCAGGCCGGCGGATGGATCGGCGCCTGGGGCCCCCATTGCGTCGACACGCTTCGTTGGCTGCTCGACACCGAAGTAGTGAGCGCCAGCTGCCTGACGCGCACCGACACGACCACTCGCCTCGACGCGCAGGGCGCGGCCCACCCCAGCACGGCCGAGGATGCGTTCTGCGCGCTGTTCACCATGGGCAACGGCTGCACGGTCAGCGTGGACACCGCCTGTTCCACCTCGGTGGCCTTTCCGCAGACGGTGCGGATCCTGGGCAGTGCGGGCGCGATCGAGATCCGCGACGACGACACGGTCACCGTTCGTCGGTCCGACGGGCAGTCCGAACAGTTCTCCTTCCCCGCGCCTCCGGGCGATCCCCTGCTGCCCGGCGTGCGGGGGTTGATCGCGGAGATCACCCGGGTGCTGCGCGACCAGCGTCAGACGTCCCCCTCCTTCGACGACGGCCTCGCCGTGGCCGAGGTCCTGGACCAGCTCCACGGCGAAACGGACGGTCGCGGACCGCGACCCGCGAATGAGGCCACCGAGCGCGCCCGAACTCACGGCCCGGGAAAGCGGACCGGCTGA
- a CDS encoding SDR family oxidoreductase, producing the protein MSEVSCQDRVCVVTGGGRGLGREYALLLAQHGAQVVVNDLGASRDGTGGDSGPAHDVVDEIRAKGGQAVANTDDVSSWAGAARLVAQAVSTFGRLDVLVNNAGILRDRMLFSMSEQEWDDVIRVHLKGTFAPSHHAAAHWRERSKAGERVDARLINTTSVSGLYANPGQANYGSAKAGIAAFTQIAAQELGRYGVTVNAIAPGALTRLTEGLTITDEIRSAFSPALVAPVITWLASADSADVTGQVIEASGLVLAIAEGWHRGPATEPVTSAGEVGEAVRRLLADARPRTLFHDVS; encoded by the coding sequence ATGAGCGAAGTGTCGTGTCAGGACCGGGTCTGCGTCGTCACCGGAGGCGGACGGGGGCTCGGGCGGGAGTATGCGCTGTTACTGGCCCAGCACGGGGCTCAGGTGGTCGTCAACGATCTCGGTGCCAGCCGCGACGGGACAGGCGGCGACAGCGGCCCGGCCCATGACGTCGTCGACGAGATCAGGGCAAAGGGCGGCCAGGCCGTCGCCAACACCGACGACGTCAGCTCCTGGGCGGGCGCGGCGCGCCTCGTCGCGCAGGCCGTGAGCACCTTCGGCCGCCTCGACGTCCTGGTCAACAACGCCGGCATCCTGCGCGACCGGATGTTGTTCTCGATGTCCGAGCAGGAGTGGGACGACGTCATCCGCGTCCATCTGAAGGGGACCTTCGCGCCGAGCCACCACGCCGCCGCCCATTGGCGGGAGCGGTCCAAGGCCGGCGAGCGCGTCGACGCCCGCCTGATCAACACCACCTCGGTCTCGGGTCTCTACGCGAACCCGGGCCAGGCGAACTACGGCTCGGCAAAGGCCGGGATCGCCGCCTTCACCCAGATCGCGGCGCAGGAACTCGGCCGGTACGGCGTGACCGTGAACGCGATCGCCCCCGGGGCGCTGACCCGGCTGACCGAGGGCCTGACGATCACCGACGAGATCCGCTCGGCCTTCTCGCCGGCCCTGGTCGCCCCCGTCATCACCTGGCTGGCCTCCGCCGACTCGGCCGACGTCACCGGCCAGGTCATCGAGGCCTCGGGTCTCGTGCTGGCCATCGCCGAGGGCTGGCATCGGGGGCCCGCCACCGAGCCGGTCACCTCGGCCGGCGAGGTCGGGGAAGCCGTTCGCCGGCTGCTGGCCGACGCCCGGCCTCGCACGCTGTTCCACGACGTCAGCTGA
- a CDS encoding TetR/AcrR family transcriptional regulator, translating to MTSSASQPQRVELRAADPAAALAEAPEGASVRVLSAKGRRTRARLIEAAKSVFERDGFLEARITDITKAAKVAPGTFYHYFDSKEEIFREVALAQEQRLTAPPEPGLGEAGADASIWDRIRRSNRRYLERYRDEAALMGVIEQVSRYDAQVNEARIATTRHFVNRAERAILRLQREGAADHRLDPAFAADALGSMVARFAELWLVQHYRDYDFDEAVEQLTLLWANALGLRPEPPSQPYARGH from the coding sequence GTGACCTCCTCGGCGTCGCAGCCCCAGCGGGTCGAGCTACGGGCGGCCGACCCGGCGGCTGCCCTGGCCGAGGCTCCGGAGGGCGCCTCGGTGCGTGTTCTCTCGGCGAAGGGCCGGCGAACAAGGGCCCGCCTGATCGAGGCCGCCAAGTCGGTCTTCGAACGCGATGGTTTCCTGGAAGCGCGGATCACCGACATCACCAAGGCGGCCAAGGTCGCGCCGGGGACCTTCTATCACTACTTCGACTCCAAGGAAGAGATCTTCCGCGAGGTCGCGCTCGCCCAGGAACAGCGGCTCACCGCGCCCCCCGAACCTGGCCTGGGCGAAGCCGGCGCCGACGCCTCGATCTGGGACCGGATCCGGCGGTCCAACCGCCGCTACCTGGAGCGCTACCGCGACGAGGCGGCGCTGATGGGCGTCATCGAGCAGGTATCCCGCTACGACGCACAGGTCAACGAGGCCCGCATCGCCACGACGAGGCACTTCGTCAACCGAGCCGAGCGGGCGATTCTGCGGCTGCAGCGGGAAGGGGCCGCCGACCACCGGCTCGACCCGGCCTTCGCCGCCGACGCCCTCGGCTCCATGGTCGCCCGGTTCGCCGAGCTGTGGCTGGTCCAGCACTACCGGGACTACGACTTCGACGAGGCGGTCGAGCAGCTGACCCTGCTCTGGGCGAACGCGCTGGGCCTCAGGCCGGAGCCACCGTCCCAGCCATACGCCCGCGGCCATTGA